In Halorubrum sp. PV6, a single window of DNA contains:
- a CDS encoding 5-(carboxyamino)imidazole ribonucleotide synthase, translated as MSVTLPGPTLGIVGGGQLGRMIGESVARLGVEVVVLDPTPDCPASPVVSDQIVGGFDDPEAIRELASRVDALTFEIELADPDLLAEAAADHDVPVHPDPDTLRTIQDKLVQKEALVDAGIPVPEFVATATADGLKRVVEEYGGVMLKAREGGYDGRGNVPVQDPDDAADALDEIGGAAMAEELLDFEREIAVMGLKGTDGEIRTYPVTETIHREEILRESVAPARTDDAIVAEAESVARDVLGVLDGRGVFGIELFETRDSEVLVNEIAPRPHNSGHWTIEGARTSQFENHVRAVLGWPLGPTDLVAPSVTANVLGDVEETQSATLRNVDAVLEAAEADFHWYGKADVRPLRKMGHLTATLVDDSDAGTAGESDRDALLSRARALRDELTFISE; from the coding sequence ATGAGTGTCACCCTGCCGGGACCCACGCTCGGTATCGTCGGCGGCGGCCAACTCGGGCGCATGATCGGCGAGTCGGTCGCGCGGCTCGGCGTCGAAGTCGTCGTGTTAGACCCCACGCCGGACTGCCCGGCCAGTCCCGTCGTCAGCGACCAGATCGTCGGGGGGTTCGACGACCCCGAGGCGATCCGCGAGTTGGCGAGCCGAGTCGACGCCCTCACATTCGAGATCGAGTTGGCCGACCCGGATCTGCTGGCCGAGGCGGCCGCCGACCACGACGTGCCGGTCCATCCGGACCCGGACACCCTCCGCACCATCCAGGACAAACTCGTCCAGAAGGAGGCGCTGGTCGACGCGGGAATCCCGGTCCCCGAGTTCGTCGCTACCGCCACGGCCGATGGGCTCAAACGAGTCGTCGAAGAGTACGGCGGCGTCATGCTGAAGGCCCGCGAGGGCGGCTACGACGGCCGCGGAAACGTTCCGGTGCAGGACCCCGACGACGCGGCCGACGCGCTCGACGAGATCGGCGGCGCCGCGATGGCCGAGGAACTCCTCGACTTCGAGCGCGAAATCGCCGTGATGGGGTTAAAAGGGACAGACGGCGAGATCCGGACCTACCCCGTCACCGAGACGATCCACCGGGAGGAGATCCTCCGCGAGAGCGTCGCGCCGGCCCGCACCGACGACGCCATCGTCGCCGAGGCCGAGTCGGTCGCTCGCGACGTGCTCGGCGTGCTCGACGGCCGCGGCGTCTTCGGGATCGAGCTGTTCGAGACCCGCGACAGCGAGGTGCTCGTCAACGAGATCGCCCCCCGCCCGCACAACTCCGGTCACTGGACGATCGAGGGGGCGCGCACCTCCCAGTTCGAGAACCACGTTCGCGCCGTGCTCGGGTGGCCCCTCGGACCGACCGACCTCGTCGCGCCCTCGGTCACCGCGAACGTGCTCGGAGACGTCGAAGAGACCCAGTCCGCGACGCTGCGAAACGTCGACGCGGTGTTGGAGGCGGCCGAGGCAGACTTCCACTGGTACGGCAAAGCCGACGTGCGACCGCTCCGGAAGATGGGGCATCTGACGGCGACGCTCGTGGACGACAGCGATGCTGGTACGGCCGGCGAGTCGGACCGCGACGCGCTGCTCTCGCGAGCGCGGGCCCTCCGTGACGAGTTGACATTTATCAGCGAGTAG
- the purE gene encoding 5-(carboxyamino)imidazole ribonucleotide mutase, whose translation MTTVQDLIDRLDAEAAADADPATTPDVGIIMGSDSDLPVMEGAYDALDDLGFAEQTDFDEAPAERFTYESYVVSAHRTPDLMYAYGETAAARGLNIVIAGAGGKSADLPNMTASIAYPIPVIGVPVQEKSVDSVIGMPTGAPIVAVDAGKSYNAALSAAQVIAREHDTVEDRLVALHEDQKAGVADVSAALHDRGLAGFSERDDA comes from the coding sequence ATGACCACGGTTCAGGATCTTATCGATCGACTCGACGCAGAGGCGGCGGCCGACGCCGACCCGGCGACGACCCCCGACGTGGGGATCATCATGGGGTCCGACTCGGATCTCCCCGTCATGGAGGGGGCGTACGACGCGCTCGACGACCTCGGGTTCGCAGAGCAGACCGACTTCGACGAGGCGCCCGCTGAGCGATTCACCTACGAGAGCTACGTCGTCTCCGCACACCGGACGCCCGATCTGATGTACGCGTACGGGGAGACCGCCGCGGCTCGGGGGCTCAATATCGTGATCGCGGGCGCGGGTGGGAAGTCGGCCGACCTCCCGAACATGACCGCGTCGATCGCGTACCCGATCCCGGTGATCGGCGTCCCCGTCCAAGAGAAGTCGGTCGACTCGGTGATCGGGATGCCGACCGGCGCCCCGATCGTCGCGGTCGACGCCGGCAAATCGTACAACGCCGCGCTGTCGGCGGCGCAGGTCATCGCGCGCGAACACGATACCGTTGAGGACCGACTGGTCGCCCTCCACGAGGACCAGAAGGCCGGCGTCGCCGACGTCTCGGCGGCCCTCCACGACCGCGGGCTCGCCGGATTCAGCGAGCGCGACGACGCGTAA
- a CDS encoding NADH-quinone oxidoreductase subunit A, which translates to MSDWIAIGALAVVGLLIPIAMMTVSALLRPSVPETGKSTTYESGETPTGGTKIRFNIQYYMVALLFVVFDIETVLLFPWAVIYRPAISAGVPMIDLLWPMLAFVGILAVGLVWAWRSGAISWARSPRATNRKTERDLN; encoded by the coding sequence ATGAGCGATTGGATAGCGATTGGCGCCTTGGCGGTCGTCGGCCTGCTCATCCCGATAGCGATGATGACAGTGTCGGCGTTGCTCCGACCAAGCGTGCCTGAGACCGGTAAAAGTACCACCTACGAGTCCGGCGAAACCCCGACCGGCGGGACGAAGATCCGGTTCAACATTCAGTACTACATGGTCGCGCTGTTGTTCGTCGTGTTCGACATCGAGACCGTGTTGCTGTTCCCGTGGGCCGTCATCTACCGCCCGGCCATCAGCGCGGGCGTCCCGATGATCGACCTGCTGTGGCCGATGTTGGCGTTCGTCGGCATCCTCGCCGTCGGACTCGTCTGGGCGTGGCGCTCCGGCGCCATCAGCTGGGCGCGGAGTCCGCGCGCGACAAACCGAAAGACGGAGCGTGACCTCAACTAA
- a CDS encoding NADH-quinone oxidoreductase subunit B gives MSSDQPFITDESQVVTETRDARMTGQGDRFNSRLREAFGSSPFILTKFDKFLNWCRGSSMFMLQFGIACCSIEMMHTYAVKHDLDRFGSGVPRASPRQADVMIVPGTIVSKFAPRMKRVYDQMPEPKFVVGMGSCTISGGPFQEGYNVIKGAEEVIPIDIHVPGCPPRPEALVYGVVKLQERVANGEAAPVTVKPYELEEFSDLERDELVDKLADQIDDDELVMRYNFADSP, from the coding sequence ATGAGCAGCGATCAACCATTCATCACCGACGAATCGCAAGTCGTGACCGAGACGCGGGACGCCCGGATGACCGGGCAGGGAGACCGGTTTAACTCCCGCCTCCGCGAGGCGTTCGGCTCTTCGCCGTTCATCCTCACCAAGTTCGACAAGTTCCTGAACTGGTGTCGCGGCTCCTCGATGTTCATGCTGCAGTTCGGTATCGCCTGCTGCAGCATCGAGATGATGCACACCTACGCGGTGAAACACGACCTTGACCGCTTCGGGTCGGGGGTCCCCCGCGCCTCGCCGCGACAGGCCGACGTGATGATCGTTCCGGGGACGATCGTCTCGAAGTTCGCCCCCCGGATGAAGCGCGTCTACGACCAGATGCCCGAGCCGAAGTTCGTGGTCGGCATGGGTTCGTGTACCATCTCCGGCGGCCCGTTCCAGGAGGGGTACAACGTGATCAAAGGCGCCGAGGAGGTCATCCCGATCGACATTCACGTCCCCGGCTGCCCGCCCCGTCCGGAAGCGCTCGTCTACGGCGTCGTGAAGCTGCAAGAGCGCGTCGCCAACGGCGAGGCCGCCCCCGTGACGGTCAAGCCGTACGAACTGGAGGAGTTCTCCGACCTCGAACGCGACGAGCTCGTCGACAAGCTCGCCGACCAGATAGACGACGACGAACTCGTCATGCGGTACAACTTCGCTGATTCGCCATGA
- a CDS encoding NADH-quinone oxidoreductase subunit D, producing the protein MSLERQDPVDDGALERTPDELEALLGDLVVDRDDHLNAPGFVIRPDTVQETLSTLKQEAGYDHLSVVSAQEYENRYESIYHLKKYDDPTQEVSIVVPADKDNPVSESAEPVFRTADWHEREAYDLIGIEYDDHPDLRRILLPETWQGHPLSMDYDKDRPQIATLPEHANPLEEHHKDAESDTMFLNIGPHHPATHGVLHLKTVLDGEQVVDVEPDIGYLHRSEEQMAQSGTYRHQIMPYPDRWDYISAGLLNEWAYARAAEDLADIEVPEYAQVIRTMGAEMCRIAAHMLALATFALDINGDFTATFMYAINDRERVQDLLEDLTGQRLMFNYFRLGGVVWDLPEPREEFFSKTRDFLDQLPESVEEYHNLITSNEIFQMRTIDTGVLPPDVAKNYGATGPVARGSGVDYDLRRDDPYGYYDELDWDVVTEEGCDNFSRLLVRMREVEESAKIIEQCIDLLEDWPEDERNIQANVPRTLRPDDDTEIYRAVEGAKGELGIYIRADGTDKPARFKIRSPCFSNLQTLPEMANGEYIPDVVAALGSLDIVLGEVDR; encoded by the coding sequence ATGAGCCTCGAACGACAAGACCCCGTCGACGACGGCGCCCTCGAGCGCACTCCGGACGAACTGGAGGCGCTCTTGGGCGACCTCGTCGTCGACCGCGACGACCACCTGAACGCCCCCGGTTTCGTCATCCGCCCGGACACCGTCCAGGAGACGCTCTCGACGCTGAAACAGGAGGCGGGCTACGACCACCTCTCGGTCGTGTCCGCACAGGAGTACGAAAACCGGTACGAGTCGATCTACCACTTAAAAAAGTACGACGACCCGACCCAAGAGGTCAGCATCGTCGTGCCCGCCGACAAGGACAACCCGGTCTCGGAGTCGGCCGAGCCCGTCTTCCGTACCGCCGACTGGCACGAGCGAGAGGCGTACGACCTGATCGGCATCGAGTACGACGACCACCCCGACCTCCGCCGGATCCTGCTGCCGGAGACCTGGCAGGGACACCCCCTGTCGATGGACTACGACAAAGACCGGCCGCAGATCGCCACGCTGCCGGAGCACGCGAACCCGCTCGAGGAACACCACAAGGACGCCGAGTCCGACACGATGTTCCTCAACATCGGGCCGCACCACCCGGCGACTCACGGGGTGCTCCACCTGAAGACGGTCCTCGACGGCGAGCAGGTCGTCGACGTCGAGCCCGACATCGGCTACCTCCACCGGAGCGAAGAGCAGATGGCACAGTCCGGGACCTACCGCCACCAGATCATGCCGTACCCGGACCGCTGGGACTACATCTCGGCGGGGCTGCTCAACGAGTGGGCGTACGCCCGCGCGGCCGAGGACCTTGCAGACATCGAGGTCCCCGAGTACGCGCAGGTCATCCGGACGATGGGCGCGGAGATGTGCCGGATCGCCGCGCACATGCTCGCGCTCGCCACGTTCGCGCTCGACATCAACGGCGACTTCACGGCGACGTTCATGTACGCCATCAACGACCGCGAGCGCGTACAGGACCTCTTAGAGGACCTGACGGGTCAGCGCCTGATGTTCAACTACTTCCGGCTCGGCGGCGTCGTCTGGGACCTGCCGGAGCCGCGCGAGGAGTTCTTCTCGAAGACGCGCGACTTCCTCGACCAGCTCCCGGAGTCCGTCGAGGAGTACCACAACCTGATCACCTCGAACGAGATCTTCCAGATGCGGACGATCGACACCGGCGTGCTCCCGCCGGATGTCGCGAAAAACTACGGTGCGACCGGCCCCGTCGCCCGCGGCTCGGGCGTCGACTACGACCTGCGTCGTGACGACCCGTACGGCTACTACGACGAACTCGACTGGGACGTCGTCACCGAGGAGGGCTGTGACAACTTCAGCCGGCTGCTCGTCCGGATGCGCGAGGTCGAAGAGTCCGCGAAGATCATCGAGCAGTGCATCGACCTGCTCGAAGACTGGCCCGAAGACGAGCGCAACATCCAGGCGAACGTGCCCCGCACGCTCCGCCCGGACGACGACACCGAAATCTACCGTGCCGTCGAGGGCGCAAAGGGCGAGCTCGGTATCTACATCCGCGCCGACGGCACCGACAAGCCGGCGCGGTTCAAGATCCGGTCGCCCTGCTTCTCGAACCTCCAAACGCTGCCGGAGATGGCGAACGGGGAGTACATCCCCGACGTGGTCGCCGCCCTCGGTAGCCTCGACATCGTTCTCGGGGAGGTGGACCGCTAA
- a CDS encoding NADH-quinone oxidoreductase subunit H, translated as MGAVPAQLFPEFLANAVGVEGLLAEIVSSLIGATVVASIILAFSGVAGPWAKRKITAAFTDRIAVDRIGPFGLLIIPAASVQLLAKELIIPEGVDRPTWDIAPIILPASALLGFSVIPMGQIGPLNIHLADPEVGLALVFAFASIASVSLVMAGYASSNKYSLLGGLRAVAQNLAYEIPLIVTAMSVVIFAGTLQISGVVGAQTETLVTIAGFDIPSWYAFVNPFAFVLFLTANMAEIGRNPFDIPEAPTEIVGGYQTEYSSAYFVLFYLGEFVHIFLGGAILSVVFLGGASGPGPESISFIWFVVKVWGFFLFTQWARAAIPRVRIDQLIEIGWKGMLVLSFANLVLTAVIVGVIA; from the coding sequence ATGGGCGCGGTGCCCGCACAGCTGTTCCCCGAGTTCCTCGCTAACGCGGTCGGCGTCGAGGGGCTCCTCGCCGAGATCGTCAGCTCCCTTATCGGAGCGACCGTCGTCGCCAGTATCATCCTCGCCTTCTCCGGCGTCGCCGGACCGTGGGCGAAACGGAAGATCACGGCCGCGTTCACCGACCGCATCGCGGTCGACCGGATCGGGCCGTTCGGGCTGCTCATCATCCCCGCCGCGTCGGTTCAGCTGCTGGCGAAAGAGCTCATCATCCCCGAAGGCGTCGACCGCCCGACGTGGGACATCGCCCCGATAATCCTCCCGGCGTCGGCGCTGCTCGGCTTCTCCGTGATTCCGATGGGACAGATCGGCCCGCTGAACATCCACCTCGCGGACCCCGAAGTCGGGCTGGCGCTGGTGTTCGCGTTCGCCTCCATCGCCTCAGTCTCGCTGGTGATGGCGGGCTACGCGTCGAGCAACAAGTACTCGCTTCTCGGCGGGCTCCGCGCGGTCGCACAGAACCTCGCGTACGAGATCCCCCTCATCGTCACGGCCATGTCGGTCGTGATCTTCGCGGGGACGCTCCAGATCAGCGGCGTCGTCGGGGCACAGACCGAGACGCTCGTGACGATCGCCGGGTTCGACATCCCGTCGTGGTACGCGTTCGTGAACCCGTTCGCGTTCGTGCTGTTCCTCACGGCGAACATGGCGGAGATCGGGCGGAACCCGTTCGACATCCCCGAGGCGCCGACCGAGATTGTCGGCGGGTACCAGACCGAGTACTCCTCGGCGTACTTCGTGCTGTTCTACCTCGGCGAGTTCGTCCACATCTTCCTCGGCGGGGCCATCCTCTCCGTGGTGTTCCTCGGCGGGGCGTCCGGTCCGGGTCCGGAGAGCATCAGCTTCATCTGGTTCGTGGTGAAGGTCTGGGGCTTCTTCCTGTTCACGCAGTGGGCCCGCGCGGCGATTCCCCGCGTCCGGATCGATCAGCTGATCGAGATCGGCTGGAAAGGAATGCTGGTGCTGTCGTTCGCGAACCTGGTGCTCACGGCCGTAATCGTGGGGGTGATCGCGTAA
- a CDS encoding NADH-quinone oxidoreductase subunit I, translating to MIGLMKSMATTMKHALDGTTFTVEYPEDAPDVSPRFRGVHKFSQERCIWCRQCENVCPNDTIQIVQDDQRNGEQYNLHIGQCIYCRLCEEVCPVDAILLTQNFEFTADTKDDFVFNKEQLKNVPWYKGIDPLESRNPDRGAWIGEGDGEVDYQ from the coding sequence ATGATTGGACTGATGAAATCCATGGCGACGACGATGAAACACGCGCTGGACGGGACGACGTTCACGGTGGAATACCCCGAGGACGCGCCCGACGTGAGCCCGCGGTTCCGCGGCGTTCACAAGTTCAGCCAGGAACGGTGCATCTGGTGTCGGCAGTGTGAGAACGTCTGCCCGAACGACACCATCCAGATCGTCCAAGACGACCAGCGAAACGGCGAGCAGTACAACCTCCACATCGGCCAGTGTATCTACTGTCGGCTGTGTGAGGAGGTCTGCCCCGTCGACGCCATCCTGTTGACGCAGAACTTCGAGTTCACCGCGGACACGAAAGACGACTTCGTGTTCAACAAAGAACAGCTCAAGAACGTCCCGTGGTACAAGGGAATCGACCCGCTGGAGTCCCGGAACCCCGATCGCGGCGCGTGGATCGGGGAGGGAGACGGCGAGGTCGACTACCAGTAG
- a CDS encoding NADH-quinone oxidoreductase subunit J translates to MVYPTIAFGLFAAVTLAFALGVVLARDVFHAALLLGGALTSVAVHYVMLQAEFIAAMQILVYVGGVLILVTFAVMLTRSDTKTEVNSA, encoded by the coding sequence ATGGTTTATCCTACCATCGCGTTCGGGCTGTTCGCCGCGGTCACGCTGGCGTTCGCCCTCGGGGTCGTCCTGGCGCGCGACGTGTTCCACGCCGCGTTGCTTCTGGGCGGTGCCCTCACGAGCGTTGCGGTTCACTACGTGATGCTGCAGGCGGAGTTTATCGCCGCCATGCAGATCCTCGTCTACGTGGGCGGGGTGCTGATTCTCGTCACGTTCGCCGTGATGCTCACGCGATCGGACACGAAAACGGAGGTGAATAGTGCATGA
- a CDS encoding NADH-quinone oxidoreductase subunit J, whose product MSDDETRRGGRLVPALTVGLLFAVMAFTVLSAEFSAEMAAFPADASIVHNIGYALFNLGEYELGSVPSEGFLAAFLIAAVALDVAVDGAVYLAKREKDGSIVSAVSAALTDGGRDGGDRQ is encoded by the coding sequence ATGAGTGACGATGAAACGCGGCGCGGCGGGCGTCTCGTACCCGCACTTACGGTCGGGCTCCTGTTCGCGGTGATGGCGTTTACCGTCCTCTCGGCCGAGTTCAGCGCCGAGATGGCGGCGTTCCCGGCGGACGCGTCTATCGTCCACAACATCGGGTACGCCCTGTTCAACCTCGGCGAGTACGAACTCGGCTCGGTGCCGTCCGAAGGGTTCCTCGCGGCGTTCCTGATCGCGGCGGTCGCGCTCGACGTGGCCGTTGACGGCGCGGTCTACCTGGCGAAACGCGAGAAAGACGGCTCCATCGTCTCTGCAGTTAGTGCCGCCCTCACCGACGGCGGTCGCGACGGAGGTGACCGGCAATGA
- the nuoK gene encoding NADH-quinone oxidoreductase subunit NuoK, with product MTAVASSIPPQWYLLLATGVFCIGLFGVLTRRDALYFLMSVELMMNAANINFVAFALYYGDLTGQVFALFVIALAAAEVAIGIGIILVLYRNFGVTDVTVPTEMRW from the coding sequence ATGACGGCCGTCGCGTCGTCGATCCCGCCCCAGTGGTACCTGCTGCTCGCCACTGGGGTGTTCTGTATCGGTCTGTTCGGCGTGCTCACGCGTCGTGACGCGCTGTACTTCCTCATGAGCGTCGAACTCATGATGAACGCCGCGAACATCAACTTCGTCGCGTTCGCGCTGTACTACGGCGACCTCACGGGGCAGGTGTTCGCGCTGTTCGTCATCGCGCTCGCGGCTGCCGAGGTCGCGATCGGGATCGGCATCATCCTGGTGTTGTACCGCAACTTCGGCGTCACCGACGTCACCGTTCCAACGGAGATGAGATGGTAA
- the nuoL gene encoding NADH-quinone oxidoreductase subunit L has protein sequence MIDVFSYVPAIVLLPFFSFLVALSVGKYLPKGGAFGGIAATAGSFLLSLWVLASVAGGEAANRTLYTWASGGGIGPTDVELSFGILIDPLSALMLVIVTLVAMLVHVFSLGYMNDEGETGLPRYYAGLGLFTASMLGFVVADNLLMAFMFFELVGLCSYLLIGFHFREPGPPSAAKKAFLVTRFGDYFFLIGVVAVLATFGTAQFGGPESFPALAEAALAGEGSLAWTPGGVGVQTWFTVVGLLVLGGVVGKSAQFPLHTWLPDAMEGPTPVSALIHAATMVAAGVYLVARMYGFYALTPTTLAVIAFIGGFTALFAATMGLVKDELKQVLAYSTISQYGYMMLALGSGGYVAAVFHLTTHAFFKALLFLGAGAVIIAMHHNENMWDMGGLKSKMPVTYYTFLAGSLALAGIFPFAGFWSKDEILYEALVHAPGEPLLFGGYLMGLLAVPVTAFYTFRMVFLTFHGEARSDTARDPEPVRWNVKGPLTVLGSLAVVTGFINMVPVQKVLGLEGIDFLHLWLDNEWGGIEGLSSHHYGDIGPYSSQYLVGGEVGTVLAGAAVSLGLALAGLGVAWRLYNVPSPTEHTAKLGGIKDVLYNNYYLDELQVWLAYRTEDVAGGANTFDQGIIDGVVNGVSSVSLFGGSRVRRLQNGVVSQYAMLLTLGLVALILVLGLTEGGFL, from the coding sequence ATGATTGATGTGTTTTCGTACGTTCCGGCGATCGTTCTCCTCCCGTTCTTCTCGTTCCTCGTCGCTCTCAGCGTCGGGAAGTACCTCCCGAAAGGCGGCGCGTTCGGCGGTATCGCGGCGACGGCAGGCTCGTTCCTGCTCTCGCTGTGGGTACTCGCGTCCGTCGCGGGCGGGGAGGCGGCGAACCGCACGCTCTACACGTGGGCAAGCGGCGGCGGGATCGGCCCGACGGACGTGGAGCTGTCCTTCGGCATCCTGATCGACCCGCTGTCGGCGCTCATGCTCGTCATCGTTACGCTCGTGGCGATGCTCGTCCACGTGTTCTCGCTCGGTTACATGAACGACGAGGGCGAGACCGGGCTCCCCCGGTACTACGCCGGACTCGGCCTGTTCACGGCGTCGATGCTCGGCTTCGTCGTCGCCGACAACCTGCTGATGGCGTTCATGTTCTTCGAGCTGGTCGGACTCTGTTCGTACCTGCTCATCGGGTTCCACTTCCGCGAGCCCGGCCCGCCGTCGGCGGCGAAGAAGGCGTTCCTCGTCACCCGCTTCGGTGACTACTTCTTCCTTATCGGCGTCGTCGCCGTCCTCGCGACGTTCGGGACGGCGCAGTTCGGCGGTCCGGAATCGTTCCCGGCGCTCGCCGAGGCGGCGCTCGCCGGTGAGGGATCGCTCGCATGGACTCCCGGCGGCGTCGGCGTCCAAACGTGGTTCACCGTCGTCGGGCTCCTCGTGTTGGGCGGTGTCGTCGGGAAGTCCGCACAGTTCCCGCTTCACACCTGGCTCCCCGACGCGATGGAGGGCCCGACGCCCGTCTCCGCGCTCATCCACGCCGCGACGATGGTTGCGGCCGGCGTCTACCTCGTCGCGCGGATGTACGGGTTCTACGCCCTCACGCCGACGACGCTCGCGGTAATCGCCTTCATCGGCGGCTTTACCGCGCTGTTCGCGGCGACGATGGGGCTCGTGAAAGACGAACTGAAGCAGGTGCTCGCGTACTCGACCATCTCGCAGTACGGCTACATGATGCTCGCGCTCGGCTCGGGCGGGTACGTGGCCGCGGTCTTCCACCTGACCACGCACGCCTTCTTCAAGGCACTGCTGTTCCTCGGTGCCGGTGCGGTGATCATCGCCATGCACCACAACGAGAACATGTGGGACATGGGCGGGCTCAAATCGAAGATGCCCGTCACCTACTACACCTTCCTCGCCGGGTCGCTCGCGCTCGCCGGCATCTTCCCGTTCGCCGGCTTCTGGTCGAAAGACGAGATCCTCTACGAGGCGCTCGTTCACGCGCCCGGCGAACCGCTGCTGTTCGGCGGCTACCTGATGGGGCTGCTCGCGGTGCCCGTCACGGCCTTCTACACCTTCCGGATGGTGTTCTTGACCTTCCACGGTGAGGCCCGGAGCGACACCGCACGCGACCCCGAACCCGTTCGCTGGAACGTGAAGGGGCCGCTGACGGTCCTCGGGTCGCTCGCGGTCGTGACCGGATTCATCAACATGGTGCCGGTCCAGAAGGTCCTGGGACTCGAGGGGATCGACTTCCTCCACCTGTGGCTCGACAACGAGTGGGGCGGGATCGAGGGACTCTCCTCGCACCACTACGGAGACATCGGGCCGTACAGCAGCCAGTACCTCGTCGGCGGCGAGGTCGGCACGGTGCTCGCCGGCGCGGCCGTCTCGCTCGGCCTGGCGCTGGCCGGCCTCGGCGTCGCCTGGCGGCTCTACAACGTTCCGTCGCCGACGGAACACACGGCGAAGCTCGGCGGGATCAAAGACGTGCTGTACAACAACTACTACTTAGACGAACTGCAGGTATGGCTCGCGTATCGAACTGAGGACGTGGCCGGCGGCGCAAACACCTTCGACCAAGGCATCATCGACGGCGTCGTCAACGGCGTCTCGTCGGTGAGCCTCTTCGGAGGGAGTCGCGTCCGGCGGCTCCAGAACGGCGTGGTGTCGCAGTACGCCATGCTGCTTACGCTGGGGCTCGTCGCGCTCATCCTTGTCCTCGGCCTGACCGAAGGAGGGTTCCTATGA